One window of the Vigna radiata var. radiata cultivar VC1973A chromosome 1, Vradiata_ver6, whole genome shotgun sequence genome contains the following:
- the LOC106772001 gene encoding ABC transporter G family member 11, with product MKNSEATTHDGMEIEATARPSGNGSTLPGLSPLSETLWREKANSEIIGDVSARLTWKDLTVMVTLSNGETQNVLEGLTGYAEPGTFTALMGPSGSGKSTLLDALSSRLAANAFLSGTILLNGRKAKLSFGTAAYVTQDDNLIGTLTVRETISYSARLRLPDNMPWEDKRALVESTIVAMGLQDCADTVIGNWHLRGISGGEKRRVSIALEILMRPRLLFLDEPTSGLDSASAFFVTQTLRALARDGRTVIASIHQPSSEVFELFDQLYLLSSGKTVYFGQASEAYEFFAQAGFPCPALRNPSDHFLRCINSDFDKVKATLKGSMKLRFEGSDDPLDKITTAEAIRTLIDFYRTSQHSYAAIQKVDEISKVKGTVLEAGGSEASFLMQSYTLTKRSFTNMSRDFGYYWLRLVIYIVVTICIGTIYLNVGTGYNSILARGSCASFVFGFVTFMSIGGFPSFVEDMKVFQRERLNGHYGVTAFVISNTLSAMPFLILITFLSGTICYFMVRLHPGFWHYLFFVLCLYASVTVVESLMMAIASIVPNFLMGIIIGAGIQGIFMLVSGYFRLPHDIPKPVWRYPMSYISFHFWALQGQYQNDLRGLIFDNQTPDLPKIPGEYILEKVFQIDVNRSKWINLSVIFSMIVIYRIIFFIMIKINEDVTPWVRGYMARRRMQQKSGAQNTTIAPDVLTQSPSLRTYVSHPTK from the exons ATGAAAAACTCTGAGGCAACGACACATGATGGTATGGAGATAGAAGCAACAGCTAGGCCTTCTGGAAATGGTTCCACCCTACCAGGGTTGAGTCCTCTCAGTGAGACCCTTTGGAGAGAGAAGGCCAACTCAGAGATCATTGGAGATGTTTCAGCAAGACTCACATGGAAGGATCTGACCGTGATGGTCACTCTTAGCAACGGCGAGACACAAAATGTTTTGGAGGGTCTAACTGGTTATGCTGAACCAGGAACCTTCACTGCTCTCATGGGGCCCTCAGGTTCTGGAAAATCTACTCTTCTTGATGCACTTTCTAGTCGCCTAGCTGCAAATGCCTTTCTTTCAGGCACCATTCTTCTCAATGGACGCAAAGCCAAACTCTCTTTTGGCACTGCA GCTTATgtgacacaagatgataactTGATCGGTACCCTAACAGTGAGGGAGACGATATCATATTCAGCTCGTTTGCGTTTGCCTGATAACATGCCATGGGAAGATAAGAGAGCATTGGTGGAGAGCACCATTGTGGCAATGGGACTGCAAGATTGTGCCGACACAGTGATTGGAAATTGGCACTTGCGTGGGATCAGTGGTGGGGAGAAGAGAAGGGTTAGCATTGCCTTGGAAATCTTGATGAGACCAAGGTTGCTTTTCCTTGATGAGCCAACCAGCGGACTTGACAG TGCTTCAGCTTTCTTTGTGACTCAGACGCTACGTGCCTTGGCAAGGGATGGGAGAACCGTGATAGCCTCTATTCATCAACCTAGCAGTGAAGTGTTTGAGTTGTTTGACCAATTGTACTTGCTTTCTAGCGGCAAAACTGTTTATTTTGGACAGGCTTCAGAGGCATATGAG TTCTTTGCACAAGCTGGTTTCCCTTGTCCTGCTTTGAGGAACCCTTCTGATCATTTCCTCAGGTGCATCAATTCTGACTTTGACAAAGTCAAGGCCACTCTCAAAGGGTCCATGAAACTGAGG TTTGAGGGAAGTGATGATCCTTTGGACAAGATCACTACTGCTGAAGCAATCAGAACTCTTATTGACTTCTACCGCACTTCTCAGCACTCTTATGCTGCAATACAAAAAGTGGATGAGATATCCAAAGTT AAGGGAACAGTGCTTGAAGCTGGAGGAAGTGAGGCTAGTTTCTTGATGCAGTCTTACACTTTGACCAAACGTTCCTTCACCAACATGTCAAGGGACTTTGGCTACTACTGGCTTAGGCTTGTTATCTACATTGTTGTCACTATCTGTATTGGAACCATTTATTTGAATGTGGGGACAGGCTACAACTCTATTCTG GCCAGAGGTTCTTGTGcatcttttgtttttggttttgtgaCCTTCATGTCAATTGGTGGATTCCCTTCATTTGTTGAAGACATGAAG GTTTTCCAAAGGGAGAGGCTTAATGGTCACTATGGTGTCACTGCATTTGTCATCAGCAACACATTATCTGCAATGCCCTTCCTGATTTTGATCACTTTTCTCTCTGGAACCATCTGCTACTTCATGGTTCGCCTACACCCTGGCTTTTGGCATTACCTCTTCTTTGTGCTGTGCCTTTATGCCAGTGTCACAGTGGTTGAAAGCTTAATGATGGCAATTGCCAGCATTGTCCCCAACTTCCTCATGGGCATTATTATTGGAGCAGGAATTCAG gGCATATTCATGTTGGTCTCAGGCTACTTTAGGCTTCCACATGATATCCCAAAGCCAGTCTGGCGTTACCCTATGTCATACATCAGTTTCCACTTCTGGGCACTGCAG GGTCAGTACCAGAATGATTTGAGGGGCTTGATTTTTGACAACCAGACACCAGACCTTCCAAAGATACCAGGAGAATACATCTTGGAAAAAGTCTTCCAAATTGATGTGAACAGATCGAAGTGGATTAATCTGAGTGTGATCTTCAGCATGATTGTGATCTACCGAATTATATTCtttatcatgataaaaataaacgaAGATGTGACACCATGGGTGAGAGGATACATGGCTAGAAGGAGAATGCAGCAGAAGAGTGGAGCACAGAACACAACCATTGCACCTGATGTTCTCACTCAGTCACCATCTCTCAGAACCTATGTTTCCCATCCAACAAAATGA